The Gemmatimonadaceae bacterium genome contains the following window.
TCCATCAGGATGAACTGCCCCAGCGTCATCGTGTTCGTGAAGTACGCCCGCCCGCGAGTAATGGCACTGACCATCTTCACGAACTCCACCAGCGCGCGGTCCCGCGCCAGCATGAACGTATTCACCGGAATCCCACTCCTCCGGCAGGCCGCAACCTCCTGCAGCGTCTCCTGCAGCACGAAGGCATCGAGGCCCATCGAGTTCTTGTAGATGCGCCCGTCCGGCATCGTGAGCGCCGACGGCTTGCCGTCGGTGATCATCACGATCTGGCGCATGTCCTTCTTCTGCGCCATCAACAGCCGCCGCGCCATCTTCAGCCCCTCGGCCGTGTTCGTGTGATACGGGCCGACCTGTGCCTTGGCCAGCGCGCCGATGGGGATCTCCTCCGCCGAGTCGTGGAAGAGGATGACCTTGATGCTGTCGCCGGGGAACTGCGTGTTGATCAAGTGCGTCAGCGCCAGCGCGACCTTCTTGGCCGGCGTGAAGCGGTCCTCGCCATAGAGGATCATCGAGTGTGAGCAGTCGAGCATCAGCACGGTCGCGCAGCTGGATCGGTACTCGCTCTGCCGCACCATCAGGTCGCCGTACTCGAGGTCCATCGGGATGTCGAGGCTGCCCGTGCGCAGCATCGCGTTCTTGAGCGTCTCGTTGACGTCAAGGTTGAGCGTGTCGCCGAACTCGTAGGGCTTGCTGCCCGCGTCGGCCTCGATGCCGGTGGCAAGGTAGGGCGTGTCGTGCGAACCGAAGTTGCTCTTGCCGAAGCCGCCGAGAATCCCGCGCAGGGACTTGTAGCCGAGGAAGTCGATGCCCTTGGACGTGAGGTCGAACTGCACGTCCT
Protein-coding sequences here:
- a CDS encoding VWA domain-containing protein, which produces MRFHTYKKFSPESADAVDLQSLLDNLADFLLQSGFAGGGPANPWGYEDDDQGGDRSLDALKQAILDALIQSGQFTPEMLDALRGDGDDISEEKLAKLLDDIVQRLMAEGYLKASEPPKAPAGHESVFGPGGLAKAAAQDVQFDLTSKGIDFLGYKSLRGILGGFGKSNFGSHDTPYLATGIEADAGSKPYEFGDTLNLDVNETLKNAMLRTGSLDIPMDLEYGDLMVRQSEYRSSCATVLMLDCSHSMILYGEDRFTPAKKVALALTHLINTQFPGDSIKVILFHDSAEEIPIGALAKAQVGPYHTNTAEGLKMARRLLMAQKKDMRQIVMITDGKPSALTMPDGRIYKNSMGLDAFVLQETLQEVAACRRSGIPVNTFMLARDRALVEFVKMVSAITRGRAYFTNTMTLGQFILMDFLKRKTQTVR